GACCATTACTCTTGTCCGAAACCCTAATTTCTTATTGCTGATTGATGGGTATAGGATGGAAATGggtttactaattaattttatttatatatttatttttatttagtgtttaaataaatttcatttttatattctttaattatgaatttttatattttataattaaaaattaaataaaattaattaaataccatCACACACCACTTAAATCTCTagggagagggggagagagagagagagagatcgatcAAACATCAGGGCTACAAGGCCTGGAGGCATCATCAAAAACCCAAACCAGTGGGGTCCAACCCTAAAGTTGGTTATGTTTGGGGGctcaagttatttatttattttggagtTGGGGTTCGTGGGATTTGTGGAGGGgttatttttacacaaattatcaatcaaataattctattttaattttcaagtttAAGCTTTCACTTTCATTATggtaataatttcaaaaattagtgaAAATGGTTTCTTGTTTTTATCTAAAACTGACGTTTTTGAGGTTAATCTTTTAAAGTTTCCCAAAATTGAATTCTTATAAAATTCACTTcaccattaggaaattaatctCATGTTtggtattattataaattttttatttcataggaaataattttgttaaaaaattttttttattagaataattttaatcaaattgaaaacaattctattttttatttctaagaAACTCAAATTCTTCTAATGGGTTTTACCATaacataacaataataaaattgtgCAATTAAAACTCTTCTTCTCttagcgcccccccccccccccccccaaaaaaaaaaaaaaaaaaaaaagtgcattTAAGACTTCTTCATGATATTAGttgataattaatataattgccatctaatatattttaaaaataccaataattttatatactttCATTTACATGATATGCCAAGTATTTCAATTATATAGATACTCAAAATATCtatatatctctctcattttattatctcaatttctaaaaaatatcattacaaatttattcaataaCCATCTCGGCTTAATAAGAGATAATAATCGATAACACTTATAATATGTCTTTAACAACATTGCATTATTTCACATGTAATGAGATAGCACATATATGTAATCTACCCTgaatgttaatttatttatcataaaacatGACAAGACATGTTACATTagtgacccaaaaaaaaaaaaaaaaacatggtaGACATGTGACCACCCTAAATTGaaccaaaattttcttgtccacAGTCCAcctacacacacaaatatatagatatatatagatatatatctaGATAGATAGATTGATAGATATAtctcctatatatatgtatgtgtgtatcaCACATTGGCTTCACTTGGTTGAATGGGCTTGTTGGCTGTATCATTATTTGCTACCAGTGCCTTAGTTCCTTCTGGCTTGACGTTCTCTTGCATCTCCACTACTTGCAAGTCTATAACTGTCGTTGAATCCTGAAGCTTGGCATCTGGCGCAGCTGCCTTTTTGCTGTCCTTGTAGATGATGTACAGGACCATTTGTACTATACCAAACACAAACCCTAGAATATTTGGTGTCTGCTCACACagaaataacaaagaaaaaagcAGTGATATATATCAGTTAGGATATTGCATAATGATTTGCAGACAAACAAGCACAAAATCGATcccaattaaaaacaaaaactgaaGTTCTTATTTAAAATGGAATGGGTTGATCTGCTGAtggaaaacatcatttttaagaaaataattagatagAAAATTAAGAATGATGGTCATCTTGAGATGGGTGGTTATTATTTTGAGGGTTTGGAAACTTACTGCTATGTAGAAGTCCTTCATCAAAAATCCATAGAAGAACCACATGATGGCAGATAGTGTCAGGCAAAATGACAGCGGAAATGGCATGTACTCTACGCTCTTCGTTTTTATCACTCGTCTCTGCACATAAATAAGAgcatttgattataattttgtattGATTAATTAAACAATGCAGTAAACTTTAATTATGTATTTCATCACTTTGCGACAAAAAAACAATTCATATTTTCAGATATTTACGTAAAAGTTCTGATCATGAAACAACATATGCTTTCTATTAATGGATGACACCCAACCATAACAGTATGGATGATGGTCTGTTCTATATAACAAACTTCCAGTTCCTCTAAACATCATAAGATGAAACAATTATCATGTTTCATATATAAATCATAACTAGAATTTTTACgaagaataatttaaaatagttATAAAGCTGTCATTAATTatagtaaacaaaaaaaaaatccatgaaTATATATGGTTCTCTCGTTGGTTACCATAATGCTAAGAGGGGCGGCGAAAACACAGACAGAAAACACAGCGCAAATCCACCCCACAATACTAAGTCGCCGATGGCCTTTAAAGAGCAGGGATGTGGAAAGCAACATGATACCAAATGCTCCTACGTTGAACAAGAGAAGCAGCTTCGTTGTgtatatctgaaattaaaagTTACCCACAAAATGAGAagttaattaatgaaaaaaggAATGTACGAAAAGGCCCAGTaattaattcaatatttaaagttttgatagtttttgttttttgggtatatatatatatatatatataaagagagagagagagaggataggTACGTACCTTGGCCTCCTTTGTAGCGTAGATCATGAAGAGGAAGAGATAAAAGGATTCAATGGCGCAGCCAATGCCGTTGATGGTGATAATCATAAGCCCATTGGTCTTGAGAAAGCCATAGTAGAGAAGCAGCAAGGCGCTGAACAGGGCTACAGAGTATGGCAGTGATTGGAACCCTTCTGTCGATTTCTTCTTGTAGATCTTGTAGAAGGTTGGCCTGCCAcccatatatgtacatatatgatTAACATTGCAtgagataaagagagagagagagagagagagagagagagagagagagagagagagagagagagagcttacaCTGGGGCCAAGAACACCAAAAATGACAGAATGTTCCCtgcaagaaaaggaagaaaccAAGTTtcagagaaaaggagaagaagctgCGGTTATTATGcggggtgagagagagagagagagagagagggaaatgaaTTAATGAATATTGAAGGAAGGAATTGAAACCTAGAATGCCAAAGAAGCTGGCCAAGTGAGCAGCGGTGAGGATTGCCATTCTTGCTGGAAGCTCTTTGTTGTGAAGAGAAAGGTGGTGGCAACCTCTTTCACAATTGCTTGCTGCTGTTGAGCGTTGAGATATGAGAGCAAGAGCTTGCCAAAAACTCTTCGCATTTCCCGCATTTATATAAGCACCCACCAACCAACCAAAGGTACTatacggagagagagagagagagagagagagagggggggtggTTGGAGAGGTGGCTCGCCCCTCCGcccgcccggcccttttttgACATTCGGCTTCAATTGAGctgtaattacaaaaaaaaaaatacagttgAGTTGAGTTGATTAGCAGACACTATTGCCTACTTCTTCTAGGGTTGGCGAACGTCATtgtattgaaattgatttttcattttgccCCCCCATAATTCTCTATTTATAaatctttcattttcattttttttaaaattagtatgTAAACATAAATATCAACCCATGGTCCTGTCTTTAAGTCAAACCCATTTTGCATTTCACGCCAATTTCTTAGTTGGTAAGAAGTGGTAACAAGTGCTGGCCCATGTTTTTAAGGACGATTTTTTTACTCTCAAATTCAACATGGGTACGTACGTATGGGTTAATTAATTAGGCCCCCCGCGGAGCGAGGGAGCGGCTCATCATTCGGGTAATTAGATGTAGAGTATTGACGGAAAGGAAGCTGGTTGAGGCGTTGGATGACGTGAAGCAAATGATTGATTGAGCATCGCATGATGATGGTGTGGTGAGTACTGAGGAGGATGGCAATGGCCCATGGGCAGTGAAAGACATGACATGAACCGCGGATGACGCCCCTGTAATTGGTACGTGAGGAGGAGGCCGCCCCCGGGTCCCAGTTCAGTTACGTTTTCGCTAAAAACGGACTCCACTCGCTGGACGCCAGCGCCAAACGCGTCCTCTGTCCCCTCTCCTCCCTCCTGCATCAACCCTTTGCCTCCTAGAAATCCCCAACTTTTATTTTTACACATaaatttgatcaattttataatcattttctttataattaataaaaataaaatatctattgttaatttaaataagattattataattattattaattttatgtatcaccttaatttataaaaaatatttatcaaatttacttgtattttattttaacttgaaatcaaattttatcgagacaatgcagtaaattatttatgtaaaaatcatgattttttaaaatatgagtaattaaatcaagtaaattttGTACAGTAGTTATAATTTATCTATCAAGTGTTTAAACATGTAATTTATCTATCAAGTGTTTAAACATGAGTAATTAATTGGAGTAAAATCTTATTAACTATGGAGTTTTTAACTTCTTTtagtataattattattttagctTTTGTAATTTAGCGAGATTCTAATCATatgatttctaaatttattaggAGAATGAGAGTCTATCAAGATCTCTAACAAAACAAAACGTTCTTATGATCGGTTCGTAGGTGAGGTCACTGCGAATGGATTTAGAGCCAAGGACtctaactcaaaaaaaaaaaaagttgttaaGATAATTACCATGCTAATAAGATTTCTAATCATAAGTTAATAATAAAAGCAATATTGTCTTTACTGGGTATATATTAACTTAATAAATTGATAAAAGAACAATATGCATGAACTTAAATAAATAGTGAGGGAATGGGGGGTCAATAATAATGGAGTCAAGCAAAATTAAAGTCAAAAGAATTAAGCTGGACAAGGCATGTGATAAACATGTACTTAAGACCTTAATCAAAGAATCATGTTGATTGTTCCCTGCTTACTTACATTTCTGCTAATTAACCCACTGGTCGAACAATGTATCTCATTCTATATTTGGTGGCATAGTGGTGGGTACATGCCAAATCCCAAAAGGGTAATAATTAAgcactttttttctttcttttttttggcaaACTTGTGCGATTGAAATTTAcgacttttaaataaatacatatctTATAATCACAAGAACTATTGCACCAAGggtagttaattattttttaatatattataagataAAGATATAAAACTCATTGGATCAACCAAACTCATATATATACTTGAGAAAATCTCACTATTACATTAGTAAAAGTGGCATAATTTTGGTATAAAAATTGGGTAAAGCTGCCATATTAGTTTGATGACATATTTTAGATGGGTTTTGTTCTTTCTCCATTTTAAGCTGTctcgaatttatttatatatatggtatATGAATCTTTTGGACGTCTTGTTGATGAATGAGTACTGGAATGCATTGAGGATCTcaagatacacacacacacacaagctgCCAACAGTTGACCATTTCTGTGCTTATTCGGgttggtttttgttttgttttcaaacTTCTCTGGGATTCCATTGCCTCATTTTGGCTGCTTTTCTTCGATCTGTTACATATGGTGACCTATTTAGCCTCACCCGTCAAGCCTCCTCCTGTCATGTTTCTTGTCATTGTCCTGTCGTgcatgtaataataataatatctatcTCTAGAGATATGAAGAGAATATatgtaaaaagattaaaaaaatctaatgaaGATTCACCTGGACAGGATATGCAAAATGTGGGATTGAAGCTAATTAAAGTCTTTGTTTGGAGGCTGAAAGGCTTTATTAGTTTCAGACAGAGCACATCAATTCTGAAGGGAAGGggttctgttctgttctgttctatTGATGCGCCTGATAGAATGGAATTGATTAGGAAGAAAGTATGAAGAATGTGTGTTGGAGGGCCGGGAGGCGTCCAGAGAGGCTTATgcttttgaaattaataaggaaaataagaagCCTTTTCTTTTGACATCAACCATCATATCTCAAGCTTCTGTTTGAAAATTATTGCAGAATTATTGAAAAAGGGCCAAACTGAAGCTTCCCTGGGATTCCCCCATGAGTCAACTTCGCCAGGACACCAACCCATGGTATGGGTCCG
The Diospyros lotus cultivar Yz01 chromosome 12, ASM1463336v1, whole genome shotgun sequence DNA segment above includes these coding regions:
- the LOC127814160 gene encoding bidirectional sugar transporter SWEET9-like, whose protein sequence is MAILTAAHLASFFGILGNILSFLVFLAPVPTFYKIYKKKSTEGFQSLPYSVALFSALLLLYYGFLKTNGLMIITINGIGCAIESFYLFLFMIYATKEAKIYTTKLLLLFNVGAFGIMLLSTSLLFKGHRRLSIVGWICAVFSVCVFAAPLSIMRRVIKTKSVEYMPFPLSFCLTLSAIMWFFYGFLMKDFYIATPNILGFVFGIVQMVLYIIYKDSKKAAAPDAKLQDSTTVIDLQVVEMQENVKPEGTKALVANNDTANKPIQPSEANV